A genomic window from Sphingobacterium sp. BN32 includes:
- the miaA gene encoding tRNA (adenosine(37)-N6)-dimethylallyltransferase MiaA produces MEFPKSLIVVVGPTAVGKTAMAIALAKHYQTSIISADSRQFYWEMSIGTAKPSAQELQEATHYFINSHSISDDYSAGDFEREALLQVEKLFEESDKVIVVGGSGLFVRALCEGLDDLPKAPEAIREALNAALERDGLAVLQERLRAIDPDNYEQMDHDNPQRVVRALEVYEATGKPISYYQKNQRSKRNFNIITVGLNTDRAVLYDRINKRVDLMMQEGLLEEVKSLIPYRAKPALLTVGYAELFDYLDGNISLAQAIDSIKQNSRRYAKRQITWFKKYGGTTWFEPKQLEDIIEFIDSKTKK; encoded by the coding sequence ATGGAGTTTCCTAAATCCCTGATTGTCGTTGTTGGTCCTACGGCTGTCGGCAAGACGGCAATGGCTATTGCTTTAGCGAAGCATTATCAGACTTCCATTATATCAGCGGATTCCAGACAATTCTATTGGGAGATGAGTATTGGCACAGCCAAGCCCTCAGCTCAGGAACTTCAGGAAGCCACACATTACTTCATCAATTCGCATTCTATTTCAGACGATTACTCGGCTGGCGACTTCGAGAGAGAGGCGCTGTTGCAAGTAGAAAAGCTGTTCGAGGAAAGCGACAAAGTAATCGTCGTGGGAGGCTCCGGCTTATTTGTTCGAGCGCTTTGCGAAGGGTTGGACGATCTTCCGAAAGCTCCAGAAGCGATCAGAGAAGCCTTGAATGCAGCTTTAGAGCGAGATGGATTGGCTGTATTACAAGAACGCCTGCGGGCTATAGATCCAGATAACTATGAGCAGATGGATCATGATAACCCACAACGTGTGGTTCGTGCTTTAGAAGTTTATGAGGCTACTGGAAAGCCTATTTCCTATTATCAGAAAAACCAAAGAAGCAAGCGCAATTTCAATATCATTACGGTTGGATTAAATACCGACCGAGCGGTACTCTACGATAGAATCAACAAGCGTGTTGATTTGATGATGCAAGAAGGTTTGTTGGAGGAGGTGAAGAGCCTCATTCCTTATCGGGCGAAGCCTGCCTTGCTGACGGTAGGATATGCTGAACTCTTCGATTACTTAGACGGCAATATCAGCTTAGCGCAAGCTATCGATAGTATCAAGCAAAACTCGAGGCGCTATGCCAAGCGACAGATCACCTGGTTTAAAAAATATGGCGGTACTACCTGGTTTGAACCCAAGCAGCTGGAAGATATTATCGAATTTATCGATAGCAAGACGAAGAAATAG
- a CDS encoding CCA tRNA nucleotidyltransferase, translating to MSEDLTHPIFPIIKDLAEELHVACYVIGGYVRDRLMGRPFKDDVDILVLGSGIEFATALGEKLHTKVAVYKSFGTAMLIYQGLQVEFVGARKESYRSESRKPIVEDGTLADDQNRRDFTINAMAYSLNEASYGELVDPFQGQEDIANRIIRTPLEPGITFSDDPLRMMRAIRFATQLNFKIDAVALNAIHEQVERIKIISKERIADELNKIILAEKPSIGFKYLFDTGLLEHIFPAMQQLHGVEYIDGKGHKDNFYHTLEVLDNVAELSDDLWLRWAAIMHDIAKPATKRFDKKSGWTFHGHEDKGAKMVPKLFAELKLPLNEKMKFVQKLVLLHLRPIVLAKDIVTDSAVRRLLFEAGDDIDALMMLCHADVTTKNEFKKKKYRENFELVKQKLKDVEERDHLRNWQPPVDGDDIMKAFNIGPGRHVGMIKNAIREAILEGEIPNTRDAAFAFMIERGISLGLQQVEKA from the coding sequence ATGAGTGAAGATTTAACACATCCCATATTTCCCATTATCAAAGATTTGGCCGAGGAACTACATGTTGCTTGCTATGTCATTGGTGGCTATGTGCGGGATAGATTGATGGGGCGTCCCTTCAAAGATGATGTCGATATATTGGTGCTGGGGAGTGGTATTGAGTTTGCTACGGCCTTGGGCGAAAAACTGCATACGAAGGTTGCTGTTTATAAATCCTTTGGCACGGCGATGTTGATCTATCAAGGGCTTCAGGTCGAGTTTGTGGGTGCTCGTAAAGAGTCTTACCGCTCGGAATCCAGAAAGCCTATTGTGGAAGATGGCACCTTGGCCGACGATCAGAATCGTCGCGACTTCACCATCAATGCGATGGCTTATTCGTTGAATGAGGCTAGCTATGGCGAGCTTGTTGATCCTTTCCAGGGACAAGAAGATATTGCGAATCGTATTATCCGAACGCCCTTAGAACCGGGGATTACCTTCTCAGACGATCCTTTAAGGATGATGCGTGCTATTCGCTTTGCGACTCAATTAAACTTTAAGATTGATGCTGTTGCCCTGAATGCTATTCATGAGCAAGTGGAACGCATTAAGATCATCTCTAAAGAACGCATTGCCGATGAGCTTAATAAGATTATTCTTGCAGAAAAACCTTCTATAGGTTTTAAGTACCTATTCGATACGGGTTTGCTGGAACACATATTTCCTGCAATGCAGCAATTGCATGGCGTTGAATACATTGATGGCAAAGGTCATAAGGACAACTTCTATCACACCTTAGAAGTGTTGGACAATGTTGCTGAACTGTCTGACGACTTGTGGCTGCGCTGGGCGGCAATTATGCATGATATTGCAAAGCCTGCGACGAAGCGTTTTGACAAGAAGAGCGGATGGACCTTCCACGGTCATGAAGATAAGGGGGCGAAAATGGTCCCTAAGCTTTTTGCCGAGCTGAAACTTCCATTGAACGAAAAGATGAAGTTTGTGCAGAAGCTTGTGCTTCTTCATCTGCGACCTATCGTATTGGCGAAGGATATCGTAACGGATTCAGCGGTTAGAAGACTCTTATTCGAGGCGGGAGACGACATCGATGCCTTGATGATGCTATGCCATGCGGACGTAACGACTAAGAACGAGTTTAAGAAAAAGAAGTATCGGGAGAACTTCGAGCTAGTAAAGCAAAAGCTAAAGGATGTGGAAGAGCGAGATCATCTCCGCAACTGGCAGCCTCCTGTCGATGGGGATGACATTATGAAAGCCTTTAATATAGGGCCAGGCAGACATGTCGGCATGATTAAGAATGCCATCCGTGAAGCGATTCTGGAAGGTGAAATCCCAAATACGAGAGACGCTGCTTTTGCGTTTATGATTGAGCGGGGCATAAGCTTAGGACTACAGCAGGTAGAGAAAGCGTAA
- a CDS encoding Ig-like domain-containing protein, with amino-acid sequence MKTKYITRLFLVAGIGMSLLYSCKKDKVDFGESLTAREAVNAAGNMQIPVKIGTPLQLNLAVTPGNRTVTDATYSNKHPEIATFSNAGLVTGVSVGKDTVVIKSGNLQVWYVVNVTK; translated from the coding sequence ATGAAAACTAAATATATTACACGCCTGTTCCTCGTTGCTGGAATCGGCATGTCCTTACTTTACTCTTGTAAAAAAGACAAGGTAGACTTTGGCGAGAGTTTAACAGCGAGAGAAGCTGTGAATGCGGCAGGCAATATGCAGATTCCGGTAAAGATCGGAACACCATTGCAATTAAATCTGGCTGTTACACCTGGCAACAGAACCGTAACAGATGCAACGTATTCGAACAAGCATCCGGAGATCGCTACATTCTCTAACGCTGGTTTGGTAACTGGCGTTAGTGTAGGTAAGGATACTGTTGTTATCAAATCGGGCAACCTACAAGTATGGTATGTTGTCAATGTGACAAAGTAA
- the rsmA gene encoding 16S rRNA (adenine(1518)-N(6)/adenine(1519)-N(6))-dimethyltransferase RsmA, producing the protein MSSVRAKKHLGQHFLNDKNAAQRIVDALTPSLGFKQVLEVGPGMGVLSDFLLQNEQYETFLIDVDDESIEFLADKYPQLGDRLIHGDFLELDFSKYFDAKMAVIGNFPYNISSQILFKILEERNRVVEMVGMFQKEVAERCVAKPGNKEYGILSVFLQAYYDVSYLFTVKAGAFNPPPKVLSGVMRMVRNNRETLDCDEKLFWRVVKAGFNQRRKTLRNALSAVVPKDKMSDNPLYELRAERLSVADFELLTNEISNTK; encoded by the coding sequence ATGAGTTCAGTACGCGCAAAGAAACACCTAGGTCAACACTTTCTAAATGATAAGAATGCAGCCCAACGCATTGTAGATGCTCTAACACCGAGTTTAGGCTTTAAACAGGTATTGGAAGTAGGGCCAGGAATGGGCGTTCTATCCGATTTCTTACTGCAAAACGAACAATACGAGACTTTCTTAATCGATGTCGATGATGAATCCATTGAATTCCTTGCTGATAAATACCCTCAATTGGGAGATCGATTGATCCATGGGGACTTCTTAGAACTGGATTTCAGCAAGTATTTCGACGCAAAGATGGCTGTCATCGGAAACTTCCCTTACAACATCTCTTCACAGATCCTATTCAAGATATTGGAAGAACGCAATCGCGTTGTGGAAATGGTGGGTATGTTTCAAAAAGAAGTCGCCGAGCGTTGCGTGGCAAAGCCAGGCAACAAAGAATACGGCATACTTTCCGTATTTCTGCAAGCGTATTACGATGTTTCCTACCTCTTCACGGTCAAAGCAGGAGCTTTTAACCCGCCGCCTAAAGTACTTTCGGGCGTGATGCGCATGGTCAGAAACAATCGCGAAACCCTGGACTGTGACGAAAAACTGTTCTGGCGTGTAGTAAAAGCAGGCTTTAACCAACGTCGCAAGACCTTGAGGAATGCATTATCCGCTGTTGTACCGAAAGACAAAATGAGCGATAATCCACTATATGAGCTTCGCGCAGAGCGACTGAGCGTTGCTGACTTTGAATTGCTAACAAACGAAATCTCGAATACCAAATGA
- a CDS encoding glycoside hydrolase family 2 protein has product MNKFTSLFAVATALLLGNQCIAQSRVVQSFNDDWKFYKANNSTFFTDFENGQKYFESQSQWTKLEVWEDVTLPHTYNRTDMQTDRNFFEGKAVYTKTFSVDAASKDKRTFIKFEGVGAIAKLYINDNFIGEHKGGYSMFTYEITNSVNYDKPNTITVIADNASRKDIIPINQFLFPVYGGIYRPVHLITTNKTSFVVTDRAAPGIQIRQQNVSAKNADIEVSAKLETKEKTAQAAELWVEIRDYDGKLVQTEKQPVKISPQGVTYVKQAVKMKSPRLWDGIRDPYLYSVTAKIMSGGKELDAVKQPLGVRKVEINGGQNVLLNGKPYPMYGVCRHQDREGFGSALSFAQHKEDMLMIKEMGATTIRLAHYQQSPEIYSLADTLGFLTWAEIPFVNRVSYYENDNAKQQMTELVKQNMNHPSIYIWGVHNEVYSKTADEQVPVLSRELNDIAKTLDPDRYTVAVTGYNVVDRQENLTTDVQGINHYFGWYGGKIEDLGPWAKKVQQDFPGYKIMLSEYGADGNMDIGQEELKMPDNVVSGKSFPENYQTETHIQQWAAIQQNPIIVASYVWNMFEFAVPAWNRGGVNARNLKGLVSFDRKRKKDSFYWYKANWNPEPMIYLANRRDNERTKAQGKVQVFSNLKDVKLEVNGKSYTAKQGVNDKHWVVEQVDLKQGQNTIVAVGKDGSKELRDEMVWNLK; this is encoded by the coding sequence ATGAACAAATTTACTAGCCTGTTTGCGGTCGCAACTGCACTCCTACTAGGTAATCAATGCATCGCCCAATCTCGTGTAGTACAATCTTTTAACGACGATTGGAAGTTCTATAAAGCAAATAACTCCACATTCTTTACCGATTTTGAGAATGGTCAGAAATACTTCGAAAGTCAAAGTCAATGGACGAAGCTTGAGGTGTGGGAAGATGTGACACTCCCACATACCTACAACCGTACGGATATGCAAACCGACCGTAACTTCTTCGAAGGCAAAGCGGTCTATACCAAAACCTTCTCCGTAGATGCTGCCTCGAAAGATAAACGCACATTCATTAAGTTCGAAGGCGTAGGCGCAATTGCTAAGTTATACATCAATGATAATTTTATCGGCGAGCATAAAGGTGGTTACAGCATGTTCACTTACGAGATTACAAATTCAGTGAACTACGATAAACCTAATACCATCACGGTCATTGCCGATAATGCTTCTCGTAAAGATATCATTCCCATAAACCAGTTCTTATTTCCGGTATATGGTGGAATTTACAGACCTGTCCACTTGATTACAACCAACAAAACCAGCTTTGTTGTAACCGATCGTGCTGCCCCGGGAATACAGATTCGCCAGCAGAACGTATCTGCGAAGAATGCTGATATTGAGGTTTCTGCAAAATTGGAAACCAAGGAAAAGACGGCACAAGCGGCAGAGCTATGGGTGGAGATTAGAGATTATGATGGCAAGCTTGTACAAACTGAGAAGCAACCCGTAAAGATTAGTCCTCAGGGAGTAACCTATGTGAAGCAAGCGGTAAAGATGAAATCACCACGCCTTTGGGACGGTATCCGCGATCCTTATCTGTATTCCGTAACGGCAAAAATTATGTCGGGTGGCAAAGAACTGGATGCGGTAAAACAACCCTTAGGAGTTCGTAAAGTAGAGATCAATGGAGGTCAGAATGTGTTGTTGAACGGAAAGCCTTATCCGATGTATGGTGTTTGTAGACATCAGGATCGTGAAGGTTTCGGATCAGCATTGAGTTTTGCACAACATAAAGAGGACATGTTGATGATTAAAGAAATGGGCGCCACGACGATTCGCTTAGCACATTATCAACAATCGCCGGAAATCTATTCTCTTGCTGACACATTAGGTTTCCTCACATGGGCAGAAATCCCATTCGTTAATCGTGTGTCTTACTATGAAAATGACAATGCGAAACAACAGATGACGGAGCTTGTGAAGCAGAATATGAATCACCCCTCTATTTATATCTGGGGAGTTCACAATGAAGTTTATTCTAAAACAGCAGACGAACAAGTTCCGGTGCTTTCGCGCGAACTCAATGATATCGCGAAGACCTTAGACCCTGATCGTTATACAGTAGCCGTTACAGGATACAATGTTGTTGACCGACAAGAAAATTTAACTACGGATGTTCAAGGGATCAACCATTATTTCGGTTGGTACGGTGGCAAGATCGAAGATCTTGGTCCATGGGCTAAAAAAGTACAACAAGACTTCCCGGGATACAAAATCATGCTTTCCGAATACGGAGCAGACGGTAATATGGATATCGGTCAGGAGGAATTGAAGATGCCGGATAACGTAGTTTCGGGGAAGTCATTCCCGGAAAACTATCAGACTGAGACGCATATTCAGCAATGGGCCGCTATTCAGCAGAATCCTATAATCGTGGCCTCTTATGTTTGGAATATGTTCGAATTTGCGGTACCTGCATGGAATCGCGGAGGCGTGAATGCTCGAAACCTGAAAGGGTTAGTGAGCTTCGACCGCAAGCGCAAGAAAGATTCCTTCTACTGGTATAAAGCGAATTGGAATCCAGAGCCGATGATCTACCTAGCGAACAGAAGAGATAATGAGCGGACGAAGGCACAAGGCAAAGTACAGGTGTTCTCCAATCTAAAAGATGTGAAACTAGAAGTCAATGGTAAGAGCTATACAGCTAAACAGGGCGTAAATGATAAGCACTGGGTTGTTGAACAGGTCGATCTGAAGCAAGGTCAAAACACGATCGTTGCTGTTGGAAAAGATGGTTCAAAGGAACTCAGAGATGAGATGGTTTGGAACTTAAAATAA
- the pdxA gene encoding 4-hydroxythreonine-4-phosphate dehydrogenase PdxA produces the protein MSEKLKIGISIGDINGIGLEVIIKSLLDNRVLDFFTPIVYGNTKVASFHRKAIGVNDFSFNVINSADQANAKRPNMINCWQEDVKISLGEQNEIGGKYAFLSLQRATEDLKAGLIDALVTAPINKHNIQQEGFHFPGHTEYLQAAFGAKDVLMFMVSEDLRVGVVTGHIPVKDVAAAITVDSILHKLRMMNDSLKTDFWIQKPKIAVLGLNPHAGDDGLIGTEDLEIIRPAIEKANEEGIFCFGPYPADGFFAADAYTKFDAVLAMYHDQGLIPFKHIASRTGINFTAGLPVVRTSPDHGTGYDIAGQNLASHTSFVEAMFEAVHIVNRRREQAILTENPLSFRRLSKDRD, from the coding sequence ATGAGTGAAAAGTTAAAAATTGGTATTTCGATAGGTGATATTAATGGGATTGGTTTAGAGGTGATTATTAAGTCTTTGCTGGATAATCGCGTACTGGACTTCTTTACACCGATTGTTTATGGAAATACAAAGGTTGCTTCTTTTCACCGTAAAGCGATTGGTGTTAACGACTTTAGCTTTAATGTCATTAACTCTGCAGATCAGGCGAATGCGAAGCGTCCGAACATGATCAACTGCTGGCAGGAGGATGTAAAGATCAGTCTGGGCGAGCAGAACGAGATTGGCGGTAAATACGCGTTCCTTTCGTTGCAAAGAGCGACTGAAGATTTAAAAGCCGGCTTGATCGATGCTTTAGTAACGGCGCCTATCAATAAGCATAATATTCAGCAAGAAGGTTTCCATTTTCCTGGGCATACCGAGTATCTGCAGGCCGCTTTCGGGGCGAAGGATGTGTTGATGTTTATGGTGAGTGAAGATCTTCGCGTAGGTGTAGTGACGGGGCATATTCCGGTAAAGGATGTTGCTGCGGCGATTACGGTAGATAGCATCTTGCATAAGCTACGCATGATGAATGATAGCTTAAAGACGGACTTTTGGATTCAGAAACCGAAGATTGCTGTTCTGGGCTTGAACCCACATGCTGGCGATGACGGATTGATTGGAACAGAAGACCTGGAGATTATCCGTCCTGCGATTGAAAAAGCGAATGAAGAGGGTATTTTCTGTTTTGGACCTTATCCGGCAGATGGCTTCTTTGCGGCAGATGCTTATACGAAGTTTGATGCGGTATTAGCGATGTATCATGACCAAGGACTGATTCCATTTAAGCATATTGCTTCCCGGACGGGAATTAACTTTACTGCTGGATTGCCAGTCGTACGTACCTCTCCGGATCACGGAACCGGATATGATATTGCTGGGCAGAATCTTGCGTCGCATACTTCTTTTGTAGAGGCGATGTTTGAAGCGGTACATATTGTTAATCGCCGTAGAGAGCAGGCTATATTAACGGAGAATCCACTTTCTTTCCGTCGTTTATCGAAAGATAGAGATTAA
- a CDS encoding RagB/SusD family nutrient uptake outer membrane protein — translation MKRTFKYILSGVVAVSLLQSCKKDFLNLNPETELSVGNSLQSETELTLYLNNLYGRYIKGHFDGWGDARLSPSITGGSHLLAGDFMTDNMVKYGNIHSIQDQTYKTPTNGTDVGWVWEDLRSVHYFLENYKNALPSVNNDSKKLDKYVGEALFFKSWDYYRKLTLFGDVPWYNSTMNIDSEDLYKARDKRTLVADSLLYTINQSINKLEGVSGRADGRINQNMALFLKARIALFEGSFRTYHSELQLKSTAAPFLEACVDACEKIISSGKYQLYSAGTNPYWKLFTFKNNPEADQNKEAILARVYDGVKVGHATQRYWQQNNSISGARPAGGATRSLVDEYLCIDGRPIYLSGSEGSYTANPLFKGYDGMWTELENRDPRLKQTINFPGENRSIYNVNNDLTSAAENGITYPRLSYNVADRTTVTGYMAIKNWMGDKKEHDATTSGQQTAIEFRYGEVLLMLAEAKAILGTLTQNDLDRTINALRQRAGFDFAAYPNSRLQLANVPKDPRMDALNAQFLDYEVTPILREIRRERRVEMVLEDRRYEDLMRWKAGKFLTVPYRGMKFTAEKQKLYDGTKLQKPIIALKEQLDKDVFVDAQGFIIAYPRSPNIVQGKALWSDYRYYWPLPLFELSLEGTQLKQNPGWLGE, via the coding sequence ATGAAAAGAACATTTAAATATATATTATCAGGAGTTGTGGCGGTTAGTTTGCTGCAGTCCTGCAAGAAAGACTTCTTGAACCTGAATCCGGAAACGGAACTTTCAGTAGGTAATTCTTTACAGTCAGAAACAGAGTTAACGCTGTATTTGAACAACCTTTATGGACGTTACATCAAAGGACATTTTGATGGCTGGGGCGACGCCAGATTGAGTCCAAGCATTACCGGTGGTAGTCACTTATTGGCCGGTGATTTTATGACCGACAATATGGTAAAGTATGGAAATATACATAGTATCCAAGACCAAACATACAAAACGCCAACTAACGGAACGGATGTGGGTTGGGTATGGGAAGATCTACGGTCGGTTCATTATTTCTTAGAAAACTATAAAAATGCATTACCGTCGGTTAACAATGATTCTAAAAAGCTTGATAAATATGTCGGTGAGGCTTTATTTTTCAAATCCTGGGATTACTACAGAAAATTAACATTATTCGGGGATGTGCCATGGTACAACTCCACCATGAATATCGATAGTGAAGACTTGTACAAGGCGCGCGACAAGCGGACTTTGGTAGCTGATTCATTGTTGTACACGATCAATCAGTCTATCAACAAACTGGAGGGGGTAAGCGGACGCGCAGACGGTCGTATTAACCAGAACATGGCCTTATTCCTGAAAGCAAGAATCGCCCTGTTTGAGGGTTCGTTCAGAACATACCATAGCGAATTGCAATTGAAGAGTACCGCAGCGCCTTTCTTAGAGGCATGTGTTGATGCTTGTGAAAAGATCATCAGCTCCGGAAAATATCAACTGTACAGTGCAGGAACAAATCCATATTGGAAGCTCTTTACATTTAAGAACAATCCTGAAGCCGATCAGAACAAAGAGGCGATTTTAGCGCGTGTTTATGACGGTGTTAAAGTTGGGCATGCTACCCAGCGTTATTGGCAGCAGAATAACAGTATCAGCGGCGCACGTCCAGCGGGTGGAGCAACACGCAGTTTAGTCGATGAGTACTTATGTATTGATGGACGCCCGATCTATTTATCAGGTTCGGAAGGCAGCTACACAGCAAATCCCCTATTCAAAGGCTACGATGGTATGTGGACAGAATTGGAGAACAGAGATCCACGTCTAAAACAAACCATTAATTTTCCTGGAGAAAACCGTTCCATTTACAATGTGAACAACGACTTGACCAGTGCTGCGGAGAATGGAATAACCTATCCTAGATTGTCGTATAACGTTGCTGACAGAACAACGGTTACCGGATACATGGCAATTAAAAACTGGATGGGCGATAAGAAAGAGCACGATGCAACCACAAGTGGACAACAGACTGCTATCGAGTTTCGTTATGGCGAGGTATTATTGATGTTAGCGGAAGCAAAAGCAATCTTAGGTACCTTGACGCAAAATGACCTGGATCGTACGATCAACGCGCTAAGACAACGTGCGGGTTTTGATTTCGCTGCTTATCCAAACAGCCGTCTACAATTGGCGAATGTTCCGAAAGATCCACGTATGGATGCTCTCAATGCGCAATTTTTAGATTATGAGGTAACACCTATTCTACGCGAAATCAGACGTGAGCGTCGAGTAGAAATGGTATTGGAAGACCGTCGCTATGAAGATTTAATGCGATGGAAAGCAGGTAAATTCCTGACTGTCCCTTACCGCGGAATGAAGTTTACTGCCGAAAAACAAAAATTATACGATGGCACCAAACTACAAAAGCCAATCATCGCGTTAAAAGAACAACTTGATAAGGATGTATTTGTGGATGCTCAAGGCTTTATTATTGCTTATCCAAGAAGTCCGAATATTGTTCAAGGGAAAGCCCTTTGGTCCGACTACCGTTACTATTGGCCGCTTCCGTTATTTGAACTTTCATTGGAAGGCACTCAGTTGAAGCAGAACCCAGGATGGTTAGGTGAGTAA
- a CDS encoding alpha-L-fucosidase — protein sequence MNVLKYSMLTLLGMGLASGQVSAQWTGPKQKPAERKEVKFGPITPKNRTDANMEAFRNYGLGQFIHWGLYAIPGNEWEGVSARKGAAASEWIRTWSGPNAPKNWKETYDNLYKQFDPKSFDAKAWAKQAKDMGAKYMIFTTKHHDGFALWPTQYSEYDVMASPYKKDIVKEVVDAYTAEGIDVYLYFSVLEWNNPDYLTKAPVTAEEKAKYNKFLQYTKNQLMELLTNYPQIKGFWFDGTWDQSWVQSYEFTYNLEKELREKHPGLIIGSRFRNDEFGKRHFDSNGDILGDYEQGWERKLPQAYEWLDGNDWDAVMTIPPNGWGYMKDWSGLYTKTTDDLLDMLMQSVSLNGNFVLNFGPDGQGKMHPGEDKIAKELGAWMKVNGEAVHGARHADLPVSKLGYYTAKGNTLYLSVFNRPVNNIARIAVPKNSKRVPISAQILGNKAQLKVVHSDIGLDLDKNTYYDVIIPKGYKSDRAFVIKMELGEPSKATDKLMDAKM from the coding sequence ATGAACGTACTAAAATATTCAATGCTAACCCTTTTAGGAATGGGCTTAGCGTCGGGACAAGTGTCAGCGCAATGGACGGGGCCAAAGCAGAAACCTGCAGAACGTAAAGAAGTGAAATTCGGGCCGATTACTCCAAAGAATCGAACCGATGCAAATATGGAAGCCTTCCGTAATTATGGCTTAGGACAATTTATTCACTGGGGATTGTATGCTATTCCTGGTAATGAGTGGGAGGGAGTTTCTGCGCGCAAAGGAGCGGCAGCATCCGAGTGGATTCGCACATGGTCTGGTCCTAACGCGCCGAAAAATTGGAAAGAAACTTATGACAACCTTTACAAGCAGTTCGATCCAAAATCTTTCGATGCCAAAGCTTGGGCAAAACAGGCTAAAGATATGGGTGCGAAGTATATGATTTTCACCACGAAGCACCATGACGGATTTGCATTATGGCCGACACAGTATTCGGAATATGATGTTATGGCGTCGCCTTATAAAAAGGATATTGTAAAGGAAGTTGTCGATGCTTACACCGCGGAAGGTATTGATGTTTATCTATACTTCTCCGTTTTGGAATGGAATAATCCGGATTACCTGACGAAGGCACCGGTAACTGCCGAAGAAAAAGCGAAGTACAATAAGTTCTTGCAGTACACGAAGAACCAATTAATGGAATTATTGACCAATTATCCACAGATTAAGGGCTTTTGGTTCGACGGTACTTGGGATCAATCCTGGGTACAGTCCTATGAGTTCACCTATAATCTGGAGAAAGAGCTAAGAGAAAAACATCCAGGATTAATCATCGGCTCTCGTTTTCGCAATGATGAATTCGGAAAACGCCATTTTGATAGCAACGGTGATATCTTAGGCGATTACGAGCAAGGATGGGAGCGGAAGCTACCTCAGGCCTACGAATGGCTTGATGGCAACGACTGGGATGCGGTTATGACGATTCCTCCAAATGGTTGGGGCTATATGAAAGACTGGTCTGGATTATATACCAAAACAACAGACGATCTATTGGATATGTTAATGCAGTCCGTTTCGCTGAATGGAAACTTTGTATTGAACTTTGGACCTGATGGCCAAGGAAAGATGCATCCAGGAGAAGATAAGATTGCAAAAGAATTAGGCGCATGGATGAAAGTCAATGGCGAGGCTGTACATGGCGCGCGTCATGCTGACCTTCCAGTCTCGAAGTTAGGATACTATACAGCAAAGGGAAATACACTTTATCTATCCGTATTTAACCGCCCAGTCAATAATATCGCACGCATCGCTGTACCAAAGAACAGCAAACGCGTTCCTATATCTGCTCAGATTTTAGGAAATAAAGCGCAGTTGAAAGTCGTACATTCGGACATAGGCTTGGACTTGGATAAGAATACCTACTATGATGTAATAATTCCTAAAGGGTATAAAAGCGACAGAGCTTTTGTGATCAAAATGGAATTGGGCGAGCCAAGCAAAGCTACAGACAAGCTGATGGATGCTAAAATGTAA